Below is a genomic region from Candidatus Cloacimonadota bacterium.
TTATTACAGGTTGGCTGAAGTTCTTAAATACTGCTTTAATAGAATCGGGTTATACAGAAAAATTACCTATCAGAAGCAGAAAAATGAACTTCTACAATTGAGGGTGTCATGCTTTTAATATTTTTTCGGGGGATGCGTGCAAATATTAATCTGCTTGACAGAAGATAGGTGATAAATGAATTCATAAACATATTTTAAAAGAATCAGAAGGAATAAACTATGAATGATTTAATGCTGCAAATTAGAAAATTTATACAGGAACGCGATTGGGAACAATTCCATTCACCAAAAAATCTCGCCATGGCTCTAAGTATAGAAGCAGCTGAAATTATGGAACATTTTCAGTGGAAAACAGCAGAAGAAAGCAGACAACTGAACGATGATACTTTGAATGAAGTAAAAGACGAAATAGGGGATACACTTGTATATTTACTTAGATTGTGTGATGAATTGAAAATTGATCCCATAAAAGCTGCTGAGGATAAAATGATAAAAAATGCTGTTAAATATCCTGTAGATAAAGCCAAGGGAAATGCTAAAAAG
It encodes:
- a CDS encoding nucleotide pyrophosphohydrolase is translated as MNDLMLQIRKFIQERDWEQFHSPKNLAMALSIEAAEIMEHFQWKTAEESRQLNDDTLNEVKDEIGDTLVYLLRLCDELKIDPIKAAEDKMIKNAVKYPVDKAKGNAKKYTKFL